The following coding sequences lie in one Spea bombifrons isolate aSpeBom1 chromosome 5, aSpeBom1.2.pri, whole genome shotgun sequence genomic window:
- the DSP gene encoding desmoplakin isoform X1: MSMNGGSHTRINTLGRLTRAESGPDLTGKFDMNNHHKMMGGSGIQQKMYYTQQNYSSENTGDGYGQTGTMSRRTNTIQDMLQNIYEQLAQAEAIALYEMKAGDGQFRSKEVDDCLAYANDQMEIVDGMIREMRNMGQPSDSYYKRLQQLQDQMRALHKAMYAPRLRKGSKGGGGSGGGGGGFSSQSGSGWDDYTRRITTETLNQIRQQRRQMEIVDWGFDATSVEQQITNHRTFHNAIAEYRWELDKIKVDLREKAAIYQLEEEYDALLKASFERMDQLRQLQGIIQATSREIMWINDREEEELVYDWSDRNTDIPKKQEAFSKLMSQLEVKEKDLNKIKQESDQLIMNQHPASDKIEAYMDTLQTQWSWILQITKCIDVHLKENSAYFQFFEEAQSTENYLMNLQDTIRKKYPCDKSMSLQRVLDMIKDLEKEREKINEYKRQVQNLVNKSKKIVQLKPRNPDFRRDKPIVLKALCDYKQDQKVIHKGDECILKNNSQRSKWNVTGPGGLDMVVPSVSLIIPPPNPGAVDLSSKIEQFYEAILTLWNQLYINMKSLVSWHYCMIDIEKIRAMTLAKLKTMRQEDYQKVVTDLEVHYQEFLRNSQGSNMFGDEDKKKMQSQFSEAQKHYQTLVVQLPRQTTVTETTLVQQRPPQKTKGERVEVSSNVSTVTVDSSKEIDRGREKQENWLLLELQKIRRQLESHETRLMQRNIYNCDQETFRDFTYRINDIESLRGEGQGLSSQFSIIKETMMNLKGSDKSAYLQSELNLLLKKMENINGFSVDHLERLQALRLLLQSILQTEDLIKVYEARLTEEETISLDPAKVEAYRSTLKKMRMELDQKKSLLKNMDTEMKNALQINDRVTKAYPYCDVDISKFTDKANQLTDRWQRIEKEIDDRSWELEKQGKQLRNYRDMYQSLSKWITDTKHKQDSIESVKLADSAIIARYLNEQKSLNSEIQGKRDKVEEVMKTADQCASSIKDYELQLASYSSGLETLLNIPIKRTMVQSPSGIIMQESAEIQARYIELLTRGNDYYRFLHEMSKNMEDLKMKNTRIELLEEELRLARDAHSDNSQKNKFLDQNLQKYQIECSEYKSKLLLLEDMRRKFEMDGNAAKQNLEKSYSQIIELNDKITRLTYEIDDEKRKRKAMEDRCELQKNEFDQFQKQRQNDLEGVNRQKIEIEKIVKEKEYEIEKLRILLQDEAQRKREYENELLKVRKQFNEEVGSLRNKYESEINITKTTIQQISMQKEEDTHELRAQLEKLARENRDLTQEITRLNDTIVQTNDLRRRAEEDCLQQKASGSELSQRKQQVEMELQKLIHTHSEETARYKISLDDAARTIKERNSDIEKLKYQLQEEAARLREYENELVKVRNSFDEQLITLRNKYETEINITKTTIHEITVQKEDNISNLSTQVDSLTREKRDLLAEVNRLKTSLTQMTHNLKKTEEDAHQQKSFSSEISQRKQQLELELKQIHSLRHEEEQRYKKSLDDAAKTIQERNKEIERLKKVNDLETEQRKKLEDDHVKLQRTQFDLQKANSSATETINKLKIQEQELFRLKADYEKISLDKQVKENEINRLQTSLKEAQTQKQKLEEEINRQKRIATDEHANNKKLKDELDSLKRTNSEQLKKITTLTQQVEQLTIVKRQTEEDLRQQRESLDSQLREKQRNVDELSKIVAEAENLRRQLHVEQENLRLAHGRNEHLQKTIEERNRSLNECKIEIERLQSITENLTKEHLRLEEELRYVRLEYEEVKKSKDEVDGEKNATITELKNQLQTSNKRSLELQGLINELQKERQNLRQEIEKFQKQALEASNKIHESSSKYSEVIQERENLLKKIKLLEQDKARLQRLEEELNRAKAALDSENRVKQRLEEEKQQIRNEFNQWKSQYTRREDEVQRIEIGLERSEREKTTLKSEIERLQAEIRSIEERYRRKMEELHRTSQSEMDAQRLALERELEKLKKRPLGTNRQTQTDEDMCVDASKFIFEGLRKKITAHQLLECQIITKATFDKLIKGQKSVEEVAAEIEPFLKGAGAIAGVSVTPKEKYSFVDAKRKKLVSPESTVMLLEAQAATGGIIDLQRNEKLTVDNAIARDLIDFQDREAIYTAEKAITGFKDPFSGKIVAVAEAIKKNLISREVGLRLLEAQLAAGGIVDPVNSIFLPIEVALSRGVIDRDMHRTLNDPNDDAKKFIDPVTKNYVSYAQLRQKCRVEPHTGFLLLPVMKRSLSFKGIRQAVTLPELVESGIIRSSTADQLEAGQISVEEVSERIKDFLQGSSCIAGIYNEATKEKLGIYDAMKKGLLRPGTTLELLEAQAATGFIVDPVNNLRLTVEEGYRRGLVGIEFKEKLISAERAVTGYKDPENGNIISLFQAMNKELIEKGHGIRLLEAQIATGGIIDPKASHRLPVDAAYKRGYFNKELNDILSDPNDDTKGFFDPNTEENLTYLQLKERCIVDEKTNLCLLPLREKKKSVQTTQKNTLRKRRVVIVDPDTNREMTVQEAYSKGLIDYATYVDLSEQECEWEEITISGSDGSTRVVLVDRKTGIQYDVQESIELGLVNQAQFDQYRSGSLSLTQFADIIASKNLSDDVLISSKHDSLSSSPRLRSGSYTKSGSFSEPLEESTPIAAIFDNENLEKISISEGIRRGIVDTITGQRLLEAQACTGGIINPTTGQRLSLQDAVSQGIIDHDMSARLKQAHKAYTGFDGVRGSKKLSAAEAMKVNWLPYEAGQRFLEFQYITGGFIDPETQLRVTSEEAIRKGMIDGRTAQKLRDISNYPKILTCPKTKLKISYKDALDRSMVEDITSLRMLEAASVSSKGISSPYNVSSAPGSRSGSRSGSRSGSRRGSFDASSSYNYSYQSFSSSSIGN; encoded by the exons ATGAGTATGAACGGGGGATCCCACACTCGGATCAACACTTTAGGAAGGCTAACGAGAGCCGAATCCGGCCCGGATCTTACTGGCAAGTTCGACATGAACAATCACCACAAGATGATGGGAGGGTCAGGGATCCAGCAGAAGATGTACTATACGCAGCAGAACTACAGCAGCGAAAACACCGGGGACGGCTACGG tcAAACTGGCACCATGTCTCGCCGCACGAACACCATCCAGGACATGCTGCAGAACATCTATGAGCAGCTGGCACAAGCTGAAGCAATAGCACTATAT GAGATGAAAGCGGGTGATGGCCAGTTTCGTAGCAAGGAAGTGGATGACTGTCTTGCGTATGCCAATGATCAGATGGAAATTGTTGATGGCATGATCCGGGAAATGCGGAATATGGGCCAGCCTTCTGATTCCTATTACAAAAG GTTGCAGCAACTTCAAGATCAAATGCGTGCCCTTCACAAAGCAATGTACGCGCCACGCCTACGCAAAGGATCCAAAGGAGGTGGTggtagtggtggtggtggaggtggATTTTCCTCTCAGAGTGGGTCAGGGTGGGATGACTATACGCGACGCATCACCACAGAAACATTAAATCAGATTCGGCAACAAAGG CGTCAGATGGAAATTGTGGACTGGGGATTTGATGCCACTTCTGTAGAGCAACAAATTACAAATCACAGGACATTCCATAATGCTATTGCAGAGTATCGGTGGGAACTTGATAAAATCAAAGTAGATCTG AGAGAAAAGGCAGCAATTTACCAATTAGAGGAAGAATATGATGCTTTATTG AAAGCATCATTTGAAAGAATGGATCAGTTGCGACAGCTGCAGGGCATCATCCAGGCAACCTCTAGAGAAATCATGTGGATCAATGATCGGGAGGAAGAAGAGCTGGTGTATGATTGGAGCGACAGAAACACTGATATTCCAAAGAAGCAGGAGGCCTTCTCT aaacTAATGAGTCAGTTGGAAGTTAAGGAGAAGGACCTCAACAAAATCAAGCAAGAAAGTGACCAATTGATTATGAACCAGCATCCTGCGTCTGACAAGATTGAG GCATACATGGATACTCTACAAACTCAGTGGAGTTGGATCCTCCAGATTACCAAATGCATTGATGTTCACCTGAAGGAAAATTCGGCATATTTTCAA ttttttgaagaagcacaaagcacTGAAAACTATCTGATGAACCTCCAAGACACCATTAGAAAGAAGTATCCTTGTGATAAAAGTATGTCGTTGCAACGTGTCCTGGACATGATCAAAGATCTGGAG aaagaaCGAGagaaaattaatgaatataaaaGGCAGGTACAAAATCTGGTAAATAAGTCCAAGAAAATTGTACAGCTAAAACCACGCAACCCAGACTTCAGGAGGGACAAGCCCATTGTGCTGAAAGCTCTTTGCGATTACAAGCAGGATCAG AAAGTAATACACAAGGGAGATGAATGCATTCTCAAGAACAACTCTCAGCGCAGCAAATGGAATGTGACTGGACCTGGAGGCCTAGACATGGTGGTACCATCTGTCAGCTTGATTATTCCACCTCCAAATCCTGGTGCTGTGGATCTGTCCTCCAA GATTGAGCAGTTCTATGAGGCCATTCTAACTCTATGGAATCAGCTTTACATTAACATGAAAAGCTTGGTGTCCTGGCACTACTGTATGATTGACATCGAGAAAATCAGAGCTATGACTCTTGCTAAG ttGAAGACTATGCGTCAGGAAGACTACCAGAAGGTTGTTACGGATCTTGAAGTGCATTATCAGGAGTTCTTGAGGAACAGCCAAGGCTCAAACATGTTTGGGGATGAAGATAAAAAGAAGATGCAGTCGCAGTTCTCTGAAGCACAGAAACACTACCAAACCTTGGTGGTGCAGCTCCCTCGCCAGACTACGGTTACTGAAACAACTCTTGTGCAACAGAGACCTCCACAAAAAACCAAAG GTGAGCGAGTAGAAGTAAGCAGCAATGTCTCGACTGTCACTGTGGATAGCAGTAAGGAGATTGATCGTGGCAGAGAAAAACAGGAGAACTGGCTGCTACTTGAGCTGCAGAAGATCCGGAGACAGCTTGAAAGCCATGAAACCAGACTGATGCAAAGAAACATCTACAATTGTGATCAAGAAACTTTTAGAGATTTTACCTACAGAATAAATGACATAGag AGCTTGAGAggagagggccaaggactgtcGTCACAATTCAGCATCATTAAGGAGACAATGATGAACCTTAAGGGCTCAGACAAGTCTGCGTATCTGCAGTCCGAGCTCAATTTGCTGTTGAAGAAAATGGAGAACATTAATGGCTTTTCCGTGGATCACTTGGAGAG ACTTCAGGCGTTGAGGCTCCTTCTTCAAAGTATCCTTCAGACTGAAGATCTGATCAAGGTTTATGAAGCTAGGTTGACCGAGGAAGAAACCATTTCGCTTGACCCTGCAAAAGTTGAAGCATACAGAAGTACACTGAaa AAAATGAGAATGGAGTTAGACCAAAAGAAATCCCTCCTGAAAAACATGGACACAGAGATGAAGAATGCATTGCAGATCAATGACCGTGTGACTAAAGCCTATCCCTACTGTGATGTAGACATCTCGAAATTCACTGACAAGGCCAACCAACTCACAGACCGCTGGCAAAGAATAGAAAAGGAAATTGATGACAG GTCATGGGAATTGGAGAAACAAGGAAAGCAGCTGAGAAATTACAGAGACATGTACCAGTCACTGAGCAAGTGGATCACTGACACCAAGCACAAACAGGACTCCATAGAATCAGTCAAACTTGCAGATTCAGCTATCATTGCCAGATACCTAAATGAGCAAAAG agtttAAATTCAGAAATCCAGGGTAAAAGAGACAAAGTGGAAGAGGTCATGAAGACTGCGGACCAATGTGCTTCATCCATTAAG GATTACGAGCTACAATTGGCATCCTATAGCTCAGGGTTGGAAACTCTACTCAACATTCCGATTAAAAGGACCATGGTGCAATCTCCATCTGGAATCATAATGCAAGAG tCTGCAGAAATACAAGCCCGATACATTGAACTACTTACCAGAGGAAATGATTATTATAGATTTCTGCATGAAATGTCAAAGAACATGGAAGACTTGaag ATGAAAAACACACGGATTGAATTGCTGGAAGAAGAGTTACGACTTGCCAGAGATGCACATTCAGATAATTCCCAGAAAAATAAATTCCTTGATCAAAACCTGCAAAAGTACCAGATAGAATGCTCTGAGTATAAATCAAAGCTCCTTTTGCTGGAGGATATGAGAAGGAAATTTGAAATGGATGGTAACGCTGCTAAGCAGAACTTAGAGAAAAGCTATAGCCAGATAATCGAGCTCAATGATAAAATAACAAGGCTCACCTATGAGATTGATGAtgagaaaaggaagagaaaggcAATGGAGGACAGATGTGAGCTACAGAAGAATGAGTTTGATCAATTTCAGAAACAGAGGCAGAATGACCTTGAAGGTGTTAACCGTCAAAAAATAGAGATTGAAAAGATAGTCAAGGAGAAAGAATATGAGATTGAAAAACTGAGGATTCTTCTTCAGGACGAGGCCCAACGGAAGCGGGAGTATGAGAATGAGCTGTTAAAGGTAAGGAAGCAGTTTAATGAGGAGGTCGGTAGTTTGAGGAACAAGTATGAGTCAGAAATAAACATTACGAAGACCACCATTCAGCAGATAAGCATGCAAAAGGAAGAAGACACACATGAACTCAGAGCACAACTGGAAAAGCTTGCAAGGGAAAACCGAGACTTGACCCAAGAAATTACCAGATTAAATGATACCATAGTTCAAACAAATGATTTGCGAAGGAGGGCAGAGGAGGATTGCCTTCAGCAAAAGGCCTCAGGTTCTGAACTATCTCAGAGGAAGCAACAAGTTGAGATGGAACTGCAGAAATTGATTCATACCCATTCAGAAGAGACCGCAAGATACAAGATTTCACTAGATGATGCTGCCAGAACAATTAAAGAGCGAAACAGTGACATTGAAAAATTAAAGTACCAACTTCAAGAGGAGGCTGCACGTCTGAGAGAATACGAAAACGAGTTGGTTAAGGTAAGAAACAGTTTTGATGAACAGCTTATAACATTAAGAAACAAGTATGAGACAGaaataaatatcacaaaaacCACCATCCATGAGATAACAGTTCAGAAGGAAGATAACATCAGTAATTTGAGTACACAGGTTGACAGTTTAACAAGAGAAAAGAGGGACTTGCTGGCCGAAGTCAACAGACTGAAAACCTCCCTTACACAAATGACTCACAACCTCAAGAAAACAGAGGAAGATGCTCACCAGCAGAAATCCTTCTCTTCTGAGATATCTCAGAGAAAACAGCAGCTGGAACTTGAGCTAAAACAAATCCATAGCCTTCGTCATGAAGAAGAGCAGCGTTACAAAAAATCACTTGATGATGCTGCTAAAACAATTCAGGAGAGAAATAAGGAAATTGAACGTCTGAAAAAAGTCAATGATCTTGAAACAGAACAAAGAAAGAAACTTGAGGATGATCACGTGAAATTACAGAGAACACAATTTGATCTGCAGAAGGCAAACAGCAGTGCTACAGAGACTATCAATAAGTTAAAGATCCAGGAGCAAGAATTATTCCGTCTTAAAGCAGACTATGAAAAAATATCTCTAGATAAACAAGTTAAAGAAAATGAGATTAACAGACTTCAGACCAGTTTGAAAGAAGCGcagacacaaaaacaaaaattagagGAGGAGATTAACCGACAAAAGCGAATTGCCACAGATGAGCATGCCAATAATAAAAAGCTGAAAGATGAGTTGGACAGCCTGAAGAGGACCAACAGCGagcaactgaaaaaaataaccacTCTTACACAGCAAGTAGAACAACTAACCATTGTTAAAAGACAAACTGAAGAAGATTTGAGGCAGCAAAGGGAGTCCTTAGACAGTCAACTGAGGGAGAAGCAAAGAAACGTCGATGAGTTGAGTAAAATTGTAGCTGAGGCGGAAAATCTACGACGACAGCTGCATGTTGAGCAAGAAAACTTACGGCTGGCTCATGGGCGCAATGAGCATTTACAAAAAACGATTGAAGAGAGAAATAGGAGCCTAAATGAGTGTAAAATAGAGATAGAAAGGTTGCAGTCCATCACGGAAAACCTTACTAAAGAGCACCTGAGGTTAGAAGAAGAGTTGCGATACGTGCGACTGGAGTACGAGGAagtaaagaaaagtaaagatgaAGTAGATggtgaaaaaaatgcaacaatTACTGAATTAAAGAACCAGCTTCAAACAAGCAACAAGCGATCCTTGGAGCTGCAGGGCCTGATTAATGAGTTACAGAAAGAGAGACAAAATTTGAGACAGGAAATTGAAAAATTCCAAAAGCAAGCATTAGAG GCCTCTAATAAGATACATGAAAGCAGTAGCAAGTATTCTGAAGTTATACAAGAAAGAGAGAACCtcctaaagaaaataaaacttctTGAACAAGATAAGGCAAGACTGCAAAGACTGGAAGAGGAGTTAAACCGTGCAAAGGCAGCACTAGATTCTGAGAACCGTGTTAAGCAGCGCCTAGAAGAAGAGAAACAGCAAATCAGAAATGAATTTAATCAGTGGAAGAGTCAGTATACACGCAGGGAAGATGAAGTGCAGAGAATTGAAATTGGTTTGGAaaggagtgagagagagaaaaccACATTGAAGAGTGAAATTGAAAGACTGCAAGCAGAGATCAGGTCAATTGAAGAACGGTACAGACGGAAAATGGAGGAACTACACCGAACAAGCCAATCCGAAATGGATGCCCAACGATTGGCGCTGGAAAGGGAGCTAGAAAAACTTAAGAAGCGCCCTCTTGGCACAAACCGTCAGACCCAAACTGATGAGGACATGTGTGTTGATGCGTCCAAATTTATATTTGAAGGGCTTcggaagaaaattacagcacaCCAGCTTCTTGAATGTCAAATCATAACAAAGGCAACATTTGATAAGCTTATAAAGGGGCAAAAATCAGTAGAAGAAGTTGCCGCTGAAATTGAACCATTTCTAAAAGGTGCTGGTGCAATAGCTGGAGTCTCCGTTACACCTAAGGAAAAATATTCCTTTGTAGATGCCAAACGAAAGAAGCTCGTTTCACCTGAAAGCACAGTGATGCTACTAGAGGCACAAGCTGCTACAGGAGGAATAATTGACCTTCAGAGGAATGAAAAGCTCACGGTTGACAATGCCATAGCTCGAGATCTCATAGACTTCCAGGACAGAGAAGCCATTTATACAGCAGAGAAAGCAATAACTGGCTTTAAAGACCCTTTCTCTGGAAAAATAGTAGCTGTTGCAGAGGCTATCAAGAAAAATCTAATCAGTCGAGAAGTTGGCCTGCGTCTTCTAGAGGCTCAGTTGGCAGCAGGTGGAATAGTTGACCCAGTTAATAGTATTTTCTTACCAATAGAAGTTGCGCTATCACGAGGTGTGATTGATAGGGACATGCACCGAACATTAAATGACCCCAATGATGATGCCAAAAAATTTATTGACCCTGTCACCAAGAATTATGTCAGTTATGCACAGCTTAGGCAGAAATGCAGAGTTGAGCCTCACACAGGATTTCTTCTGTTACCTGTAATGAAGAGAAGCCTCTCATTCAAGGGAATTCGACAGGCAGTCACACTGCCTGAACTGGTGGAATCTGGAATTATAAGGTCTTCCACAGCTGATCAGCTGGAAGCTGGGCAGATATCAGTGGAAGAAGTCAGTGAGAGAATCAAAGATTTTTTGCAGGGATCTAGTTGCATTGCTGGTATTTACAATGaggcaacaaaagaaaaactagGGATTTATGATGCAATGAAGAAAGGCTTGTTGAGACCTGGAACTACACTTGAGCTTCTGGAAGCTCAAGCTGCCACAGGATTCATAGTTGATCCTGTTAATAATCTAAGACTTACAGTGGAAGAAGGCTACAGAAGAGGTCTTGTTGGAATTGAATTCAAGGAAAAATTAATATCTGCAGAAAGAGCAGTTACTGGATATAAAGACCcagaaaatggaaatattatATCATTGTTCCAGGCAATGAACAAAGAACTGATTGAGAAAGGTCATGGAATCCGCTTGTTGGAAGCTCAGATTGCCACTGGTGGAATCATTGATCCCAAAGCAAGCCATCGTTTGCCTGTTGATGCGGCCTATAAACGTGGATATTTCAACAAAGAATTGAATGATATTCTTTCTGACCCAAATGATGACACCAAGGGCTTTTTTGATCCCAACACAGAAGAAAATCTGACTTACTTGCAGCTAAAGGAAAGGTGCATAGTGGATGAGAAAACAAATCTATGTCTACTGCCCCttagagagaagaaaaagtcagttcaaacaacacaaaaaaatacccttCGAAAGCGTAGGGTGGTAATCGTTGATCCAGACACAAACAGAGAAATGACTGTGCAAGAAGCCTATAGTAAAGGCCTAATAGATTATGCTACATATGTTGATCTTTCAGAGCAAGAGTGTGAATGGGAGGAAATTACTATTTCAGGATCTGATGGTTCAACAAGAGTTGTTCTTGTTGACCGAAAAACAGGAATCCAGTATGATGTGCAAGAATCAATCGAATTAGGTTTAGTAAACCAAGCCCAATTTGACCAGTATCGTTCAGGCTCTTTAAGCCTCACTCAATTTGCAGATATAATCGCCAGCAAAAATCTTAGTGATGATGTGTTAATTTCATCAAAGCATGACTCATTATCTTCCTCACCCAGGTTGCGAAGTGGCTCTTACACCAAAAGCGGCTCTTTTTCAGAACCATTAGAAGAGTCAACTCCTATTGCAGCAATATTTGATAACGAGAACTTAGAGAAGATCTCCATTTCAGAGGGAATTCGGCGTGGAATTGTTGACACCATAACTGGGCAGCGTTTACTGGAAGCACAAGCTTGTACTGGAGGCATCATCAATCCTACTACAGGGCAAAGACTCTCACTCCAAGATGCCGTTAGCCAGGGCATAATAGATCATGATATGTCAGCTAGACTTAAGCAAGCCCATAAGGCCTATACTGGTTTTGACGGAGTAAGAGGCTCAAAGAAATTATCTGCTGCAGAAGCAATGAAAGTAAATTGGCTACCTTATGAAGCGGGGCAACGTTTTCTTGAGTTTCAGTACATAACAGGGGGTTTTATTGATCCAGAAACACAGTTGAGAGTAACTTCAGAAGAAGCAATTAGAAAAGGCATGATTGATGGTCGGACCGCGCAGAAACTACGTGACATAAGTAACTATCCCAAAATTCTGACCTGTCCTAAAACTAAACTGAAAATATCCTACAAAGATGCACTTGACCGCTCTATGGTCGAAGATATTACAAGCTTGAGGATGCTGGAAGCTGCTTCAGTTTCGTCCAAAGGCATAAGTAGCCCATACAATGTTTCTTCTGCACCTGGATCACGCTCAGGATCCAGATCTGGGTCGCGTAGTGGATCCAGAAGAGGAAGCTTCGATGCTTCATCCTCTTACAATTATTCCTACCAATCTTTTAGCAGTTCTTCTATTGGTAACTAA